A genomic segment from Bacillus cereus G9842 encodes:
- the truA gene encoding tRNA pseudouridine(38-40) synthase TruA, with protein sequence MNNYKLTIQYDGARFKGWQRLGNNDNTIQGKIESVISEMIGKEIEIIGCSRTDAGVHALNQVANFQSDEKLVEHKVKKYLNQYLPNDISITNVEEVHDRFHARYNSKAKTYLYKIWNEEHTNPFMRKYSMHVNKKLNVKSMKAAAKHLVGSHDFTAFSNAKSKKKSMVREVYTLDVMEEAGFVQIRVSGNGFLHNMVRKIVGALIEVGLGQLDAEAIPNILEEKQRNQINCLAEASGLYLENVEF encoded by the coding sequence ATGAATAATTATAAATTAACGATTCAGTACGATGGTGCACGTTTTAAAGGATGGCAACGTCTTGGTAATAACGATAATACGATTCAAGGAAAAATCGAAAGTGTCATATCTGAAATGATCGGAAAAGAAATTGAAATTATCGGTTGTAGTAGAACAGACGCTGGTGTACATGCTTTGAATCAAGTTGCTAACTTTCAAAGTGATGAGAAGTTAGTGGAACATAAAGTGAAAAAATATTTAAATCAATATTTACCTAATGATATTAGCATTACGAATGTGGAAGAAGTACATGATCGTTTCCATGCTCGTTACAATTCTAAAGCAAAAACATATCTGTATAAAATTTGGAATGAAGAGCATACAAATCCATTTATGCGTAAATACAGCATGCATGTGAATAAAAAATTAAATGTGAAAAGCATGAAAGCAGCTGCAAAACATTTAGTTGGTTCACATGACTTTACTGCTTTTTCAAATGCGAAATCAAAGAAAAAATCTATGGTTCGAGAAGTATATACACTTGATGTGATGGAAGAGGCAGGATTTGTACAAATTAGAGTAAGTGGGAACGGATTCCTTCATAACATGGTAAGAAAAATTGTTGGGGCATTAATTGAAGTTGGATTAGGACAATTAGATGCTGAAGCAATTCCAAACATTTTAGAAGAAAAGCAGCGCAATCAAATTAATTGTCTTGCTGAGGCAAGTGGGTTGTATTTAGAGAATGTTGAGTTTTAA
- a CDS encoding SE1561 family protein — MGKAIQDKDTQLVYLKERLNMFIEVIDTIEPEEVELEDVDRLLAMLDELELKCEQFKKDE, encoded by the coding sequence ATGGGAAAAGCAATTCAAGATAAAGATACACAATTAGTATATTTAAAAGAGCGTTTAAATATGTTCATTGAAGTAATTGATACAATTGAACCTGAAGAAGTAGAATTAGAAGATGTAGATCGTCTTCTTGCAATGTTAGATGAATTAGAATTAAAATGTGAGCAATTTAAAAAAGACGAATAA
- the fumA gene encoding class I fumarate hydratase — protein sequence MEKLQESMYQLIVETSTNLPKDVRRAIQQAKERENAGTRSAMALGTITNNIKMADDNISPICQDTGMPTFKIYTPVGVNQLKLKEAIYNALERATKDGKLRPNSVDSLFGDNSGNNLGPGTPVIKFEQWEKDYIDARLILKGGGCENKNIQYSLPCELEGLGRAGRDLEGIRKCLLHAVYQAQGQGCSAGVIGVGIGGDRTSGYELAKNQLFRTLDDVNPVPELQQLEEYVLENANKLGIGTMGFGGETTLLGCKIGVYNRLPASFYVSVAYNCWAYRRLGVTIHPETGEIMDWLYQEGEDTLQHEAQEKTEQREIVLQAPITEEQIRGLRVGDVVTINGMMYTGRDAIHKHLMDNDCPVDLNGQIIYHCGPVVVKDDNDNWQIKAAGPTTSIREEPYQGDIMKKFGIRAVIGKGGMGAKTLAALEEHGGVYLNAIGGAAQYYAECIKEVEDVDFLQFGIPEAMWHLRIEGFKAVVTMDSHGNSLHADVDKTSLEKLASFKEPVFK from the coding sequence ATGGAAAAGCTTCAAGAAAGCATGTATCAACTAATTGTTGAAACGTCAACGAACTTACCGAAAGATGTTCGTCGTGCGATTCAACAAGCGAAAGAGCGAGAAAATGCAGGGACTCGTTCGGCGATGGCACTTGGCACAATTACAAATAATATTAAAATGGCTGATGATAACATCTCACCGATTTGCCAAGATACAGGGATGCCAACATTTAAAATTTATACACCAGTTGGTGTGAATCAATTAAAGTTGAAGGAAGCTATCTATAATGCGCTTGAGCGGGCGACAAAAGATGGTAAACTTCGTCCAAATTCTGTTGACTCTCTTTTTGGAGACAATAGTGGAAATAATTTAGGACCAGGTACACCGGTTATTAAGTTTGAACAATGGGAAAAAGATTATATTGATGCACGTTTAATCCTAAAAGGTGGTGGCTGTGAGAATAAAAATATTCAATATAGCTTACCGTGTGAACTAGAAGGACTTGGACGAGCTGGCCGTGATTTAGAAGGAATTCGTAAATGCCTTCTTCATGCAGTATACCAAGCACAAGGTCAAGGATGTAGTGCTGGTGTAATTGGTGTTGGTATCGGGGGAGACCGCACATCAGGTTATGAATTAGCAAAAAATCAATTATTCCGTACATTAGATGATGTCAATCCAGTACCAGAGTTACAACAACTTGAAGAGTACGTATTAGAAAATGCGAATAAGCTTGGCATTGGTACGATGGGATTTGGTGGAGAAACAACTTTACTGGGCTGTAAAATTGGCGTGTATAACCGCCTGCCAGCTAGCTTCTACGTATCTGTGGCGTATAATTGCTGGGCATATCGCCGCCTAGGTGTAACAATCCATCCTGAAACAGGTGAAATTATGGATTGGTTATATCAAGAAGGTGAAGATACACTTCAGCATGAAGCACAAGAAAAAACAGAGCAACGTGAGATTGTATTACAAGCACCAATTACAGAAGAGCAAATTCGTGGACTTCGCGTTGGTGATGTTGTAACAATTAATGGCATGATGTATACAGGTCGTGACGCAATCCATAAGCATTTAATGGATAATGATTGTCCAGTAGATTTAAATGGACAAATTATTTACCACTGTGGTCCAGTTGTTGTGAAAGATGACAATGACAATTGGCAAATTAAAGCAGCAGGTCCAACGACAAGTATTCGTGAAGAACCGTACCAAGGCGATATTATGAAGAAATTTGGTATTCGCGCTGTTATTGGAAAAGGCGGTATGGGTGCGAAAACATTAGCGGCTTTAGAAGAACACGGTGGCGTGTACTTAAACGCAATCGGCGGTGCCGCGCAATATTATGCTGAATGTATTAAAGAAGTGGAAGATGTTGATTTCTTACAATTTGGTATTCCAGAAGCAATGTGGCATTTACGCATTGAAGGTTTTAAAGCAGTTGTAACGATGGACTCTCATGGTAATAGTTTACATGCAGATGTTGATAAAACATCACTTGAAAAATTAGCGAGCTTTAAAGAGCCGGTATTTAAATAA
- a CDS encoding DNA-3-methyladenine glycosylase family protein, translating to MWSEHVTLEYPYHFEEVLKRLSFDPLNVIQLDEKVIYIPLCIEEEQVVVRLQGIGTVQNPQFWISSQTGDPEKVMKRMRAIFHWNEPFQDIQNHFLNTSLRPLFETYAYTPIILEFDYFACLLRCIIHQQINLKFATVLTEQFVKRYGTEKNGVFFFPTPEIVANISIEELREQKFSQRKAEYIVGLGRSIVSGTLNLASIETGTEEEVSAQLLPIRGIGAWTVQNFLMFGIGRKNMFPKADIGIQRAVQGIFQLDDKPDDAFLEKVKQECEPYCSYAALYLWKSIE from the coding sequence ATGTGGAGCGAACATGTTACGTTAGAGTATCCGTATCATTTTGAAGAAGTATTAAAACGTTTATCTTTTGATCCTCTTAACGTCATTCAATTAGATGAGAAAGTCATTTATATCCCGCTTTGCATAGAAGAGGAACAGGTTGTTGTTCGCTTACAAGGGATTGGTACTGTTCAAAATCCACAGTTTTGGATTTCTAGTCAGACAGGAGATCCGGAGAAAGTCATGAAACGAATGAGGGCCATTTTTCATTGGAATGAACCGTTTCAAGATATACAAAATCATTTTTTAAACACATCATTACGTCCACTATTTGAAACATATGCTTATACTCCAATTATTTTAGAATTTGATTATTTTGCTTGTCTTCTTCGCTGTATCATTCACCAACAAATAAATTTGAAATTTGCTACTGTGTTAACAGAACAATTTGTGAAACGGTATGGAACAGAGAAGAACGGTGTATTCTTTTTCCCCACTCCGGAAATAGTAGCAAATATTTCAATAGAAGAATTGAGAGAGCAGAAGTTTAGTCAGCGAAAGGCTGAATATATAGTAGGATTAGGTCGAAGTATTGTCAGTGGTACATTAAATTTAGCGAGTATAGAAACTGGGACGGAAGAAGAAGTTTCAGCACAATTGTTGCCAATTAGGGGAATTGGTGCATGGACAGTGCAAAACTTTTTAATGTTTGGGATTGGACGGAAAAATATGTTTCCGAAAGCGGACATTGGGATTCAGCGTGCAGTGCAAGGTATATTTCAATTAGATGATAAACCTGATGATGCATTTTTAGAAAAAGTGAAACAAGAGTGTGAACCATACTGCAGTTATGCAGCGTTATATTTATGGAAAAGTATAGAGTAG
- the pdaA gene encoding delta-lactam-biosynthetic de-N-acetylase: MKYKWLYIGLIFSIMMALVPVSTLAYTNTPHNWGIPRPKNETVPDAGKLYTDLLQKNGGFYLGDTKKKDIYLTFDNGYENGYTGKILDVLKEKKVPATFFVTGHYIKTQKDLLLRMKDEGHIIGNHSWSHPDFTAVNDEKLREELTSVTEEIKKVTGQKEVKYVRPPRGVFSERTLALTKEMGYYNVFWSLAFLDWKVDQQRGWQYAHNNVMTMIHPGSILLLHAISKDNAEALAKIIDDLREKGYHFKSLDDLVKSNQP, from the coding sequence ATGAAATATAAATGGTTATATATCGGTCTCATTTTTTCAATTATGATGGCACTTGTTCCAGTTTCGACATTGGCTTATACAAATACTCCACATAACTGGGGAATCCCGCGTCCTAAAAATGAAACAGTACCAGATGCAGGAAAGTTATATACGGATTTACTGCAAAAAAATGGCGGGTTTTATTTAGGAGATACGAAGAAAAAAGATATTTATTTAACATTTGATAATGGATATGAGAATGGATACACAGGGAAAATCTTAGATGTATTAAAAGAGAAAAAAGTACCAGCAACTTTCTTTGTAACGGGGCATTACATTAAAACACAAAAAGATTTATTGTTAAGAATGAAGGATGAAGGACACATTATTGGAAATCATTCTTGGAGTCATCCTGATTTTACAGCGGTAAATGATGAGAAGCTTCGTGAAGAATTAACGAGTGTAACGGAAGAAATTAAAAAAGTAACTGGGCAAAAAGAAGTGAAATATGTACGTCCTCCGCGCGGCGTATTTAGTGAAAGAACGTTAGCTCTTACGAAAGAAATGGGCTACTATAATGTATTTTGGTCACTTGCATTTTTGGATTGGAAAGTGGATCAGCAAAGAGGATGGCAATATGCGCATAATAATGTTATGACGATGATTCACCCAGGATCTATTTTATTACTTCATGCAATATCAAAAGATAATGCAGAAGCACTTGCGAAAATCATTGATGATTTGCGCGAGAAAGGGTATCATTTTAAAAGTCTAGATGACTTAGTAAAAAGCAATCAACCGTAA
- the rlmD gene encoding 23S rRNA (uracil(1939)-C(5))-methyltransferase RlmD, whose product MIQKQHESKLEVGQTFPVTIKRLGINGEGVGYFKRQVVFIPGALPGEEVVAETTKIQRGFAEAKVKKVRKASPHRVKAPCPVYEECGGCQLQHLDYKEQLNQKRDIVVQAFEKYMKNSMEEKIRPTLGMENPWHYRNKSQLQVGRKDEKVITGLYKQNSHQLIDIAHCMIQHKATNEATKVVRRILEKLNVSIYNEKKQKGLVRTIVTRTAVQTGEVQVTLITTKEELPNKEQFVAEVQKQMPAVKSIMQNVNWRKTSVIFGDKTFKLAGKEVIQETLGDLSFELSARAFFQLNPEQTIVLYDEAKKAAALTGDEKIVDAYCGVGTIGLWLANDAAEVRGMDVIPEAIADARKNAKRHGFTNTKYEAGKAEQWLPKWVKEGWRPDVIVVDPPRTGCDDKLLETILKVKPKQVVYVSCNPSSLARDVQALMKSYEVDYVQPVDMFPHTAHVENVVRLKLK is encoded by the coding sequence ATGATACAAAAGCAACATGAGAGTAAGTTGGAAGTTGGTCAAACGTTTCCTGTGACAATTAAACGTCTTGGGATTAACGGAGAAGGCGTTGGTTATTTTAAGAGACAAGTTGTTTTCATTCCAGGGGCATTACCAGGAGAAGAAGTTGTTGCAGAAACAACGAAAATTCAGCGTGGCTTCGCTGAAGCGAAAGTGAAAAAAGTTCGTAAAGCTTCACCGCATCGTGTGAAAGCACCGTGTCCAGTATATGAGGAGTGTGGCGGTTGTCAGCTGCAACATTTAGATTATAAAGAACAATTGAATCAAAAGCGTGATATCGTTGTACAAGCATTTGAGAAGTACATGAAAAACAGTATGGAAGAGAAAATTCGTCCAACGCTTGGCATGGAAAATCCATGGCATTACCGTAATAAGAGTCAATTACAAGTGGGGCGTAAAGACGAAAAGGTTATTACAGGGCTATATAAACAAAACTCACATCAGTTAATTGATATTGCTCACTGTATGATTCAACATAAAGCAACGAATGAAGCGACAAAAGTTGTAAGACGTATTTTAGAAAAATTAAATGTTTCTATTTACAATGAGAAAAAACAAAAAGGTTTAGTACGCACAATTGTAACACGTACTGCAGTTCAAACAGGGGAAGTACAAGTTACACTTATTACAACAAAAGAAGAATTACCAAATAAAGAACAATTTGTTGCAGAAGTACAAAAACAGATGCCAGCGGTTAAATCAATTATGCAAAATGTAAACTGGCGTAAAACATCTGTTATTTTTGGAGATAAAACATTTAAATTAGCTGGAAAAGAAGTAATTCAAGAAACACTTGGCGATTTATCATTTGAATTATCAGCACGTGCATTCTTCCAGTTAAATCCAGAACAAACAATTGTTTTATATGATGAAGCGAAAAAAGCAGCTGCGTTAACAGGCGATGAGAAAATTGTAGATGCGTATTGTGGTGTTGGTACAATCGGACTTTGGCTTGCGAACGATGCAGCGGAAGTACGTGGTATGGATGTAATTCCAGAAGCGATTGCAGATGCAAGAAAAAATGCGAAGCGTCACGGATTTACAAATACGAAATATGAAGCAGGTAAAGCTGAACAATGGTTACCGAAATGGGTAAAAGAAGGATGGCGTCCAGATGTAATTGTTGTCGATCCACCACGTACAGGTTGCGATGATAAATTACTGGAAACGATTTTAAAGGTGAAACCGAAACAAGTTGTGTACGTGTCTTGTAATCCTTCTTCATTAGCACGTGATGTACAAGCATTAATGAAGAGTTATGAAGTGGATTATGTGCAACCAGTTGATATGTTCCCGCATACTGCGCATGTAGAAAATGTAGTTAGATTAAAGTTGAAATAA